Proteins from a single region of Streptomyces spectabilis:
- a CDS encoding WhiB family transcriptional regulator has product MQLEAHAPSVPPSETLPPPAPTEDPTLTPLTALTALDDAIENLGVPVPCRAYDPEVFFAESPADVEYAKSLCRTCPLMEACLAGAKERREPWGVWGGELFVQGVVVARKRPRGRPRKNPVVA; this is encoded by the coding sequence GTGCAACTCGAAGCGCACGCCCCGTCCGTACCGCCTTCAGAGACGCTCCCCCCGCCCGCACCCACGGAGGACCCGACCTTGACTCCCCTCACCGCGCTCACCGCGCTCGACGACGCCATCGAGAACCTCGGCGTACCCGTCCCCTGCCGCGCCTACGACCCGGAGGTCTTCTTCGCCGAGTCCCCGGCCGACGTCGAGTACGCCAAGTCGCTGTGCCGCACCTGCCCGCTGATGGAGGCCTGCCTCGCCGGCGCCAAGGAGCGGCGTGAGCCGTGGGGCGTCTGGGGCGGTGAGCTGTTCGTCCAGGGCGTCGTCGTAGCCCGCAAGCGCCCCCGTGGCCGTCCGCGGAAGAACCCGGTAGTGGCATGA
- a CDS encoding M48 family metallopeptidase — MPADPLHRAGSPQRSATSPPSSGPAATAVEVRRSARRRRTVSAYREGDRTVVLIPARMSEAEEQRWVTVMLDKLAAQESKRVLGDSELAERARRLSEQFFDGRARPTSVRWVTNQNTRWGSCTPSEGSIRLSHRLQGMPEYVVDYVLLHELAHLLVPGHGPRFWQLLEAYPRTERARGYLEGVVAADRLPHLPAAREE; from the coding sequence GTGCCCGCCGACCCACTGCACCGCGCCGGAAGCCCACAGCGCAGCGCGACCAGTCCGCCGTCGTCCGGCCCGGCGGCGACCGCGGTCGAGGTGCGACGGAGCGCCCGCCGACGCAGAACGGTCTCGGCGTACCGCGAGGGGGACCGCACGGTCGTCCTCATCCCCGCACGCATGTCCGAGGCGGAGGAGCAGCGCTGGGTGACCGTCATGCTGGACAAACTGGCCGCACAGGAGAGCAAGCGGGTCCTCGGTGACAGCGAGCTCGCCGAGCGGGCGCGGCGGCTCTCGGAGCAGTTCTTCGACGGCAGGGCGCGCCCCACGTCCGTGCGCTGGGTGACGAATCAGAACACCCGCTGGGGCTCGTGCACGCCGTCGGAAGGCAGCATCCGCCTCTCGCACCGGTTGCAGGGCATGCCCGAGTACGTGGTCGACTACGTCCTGCTCCACGAGCTGGCGCACTTGCTGGTGCCGGGGCACGGGCCGCGCTTCTGGCAGCTCCTGGAGGCCTATCCGCGCACGGAGCGCGCCCGGGGCTATCTCGAAGGGGTGGTGGCCGCGGACCGGCTGCCGCACCTGCCCGCCGCCCGCGAGGAATGA
- a CDS encoding ABC1 kinase family protein — MSDLPRKAVTRTAKLAALPLGFAGRATWGLGKRIGGKSAELVGRELQQRTAEQLFKVLGELKGGAMKFGQAMSVFESALPEEVAGPYRAALTKLQEAAPPMPTRTVHAVLAERLGEDWRELFLEFEDKPAAAASIGQVHRAVWADGRDVAVKVQYPGAGEALLSDLNQLGRFARVLGPLIPGMDIKPLIAELRDRVSEELDYDLEAQAQRAHAEEFADDPDVIVPDVVHQCEQILVTEWIDGVPLADVIADGSQEERDRAGQLLARFLFSGPARTGLLHADPHPGNFRLLPGEKGEWRLGVLDFGTVDRLPGGLPPTIGRSLRMTVEGQADAVYEMLCEEGFVKDSVDLEPEAVLDYLLPIIEPALADEFTFTRGWMRSQATRVADPRSPAYQLGKRLNLPPSYLLIHRVTLSTIGVLCQLGATVRMRDELEEWLPGFLPDEPDELDEPVEQDARQDPGDGRGLDGAVAEA; from the coding sequence ATGTCTGATCTTCCCCGGAAGGCGGTAACCCGTACCGCCAAACTGGCCGCGCTGCCGCTCGGCTTCGCGGGCCGCGCGACATGGGGGCTCGGCAAGAGAATCGGCGGGAAGTCGGCGGAGCTCGTCGGCCGCGAACTGCAACAGCGCACGGCGGAGCAGCTGTTCAAGGTGCTCGGTGAGCTGAAGGGCGGGGCGATGAAGTTCGGGCAGGCCATGTCCGTCTTCGAGTCGGCCCTGCCGGAGGAGGTCGCCGGGCCCTACCGCGCGGCGTTGACGAAGCTCCAGGAAGCGGCGCCGCCGATGCCGACCCGCACCGTGCACGCCGTGCTCGCGGAACGGCTCGGTGAGGACTGGCGGGAGCTGTTCCTGGAGTTCGAGGACAAGCCCGCGGCGGCGGCGTCGATCGGCCAGGTGCACCGGGCCGTGTGGGCGGACGGACGCGACGTCGCGGTGAAGGTGCAGTACCCGGGAGCGGGCGAGGCGCTGCTCTCCGACCTGAACCAACTGGGCCGCTTCGCCCGGGTCCTCGGCCCGTTGATCCCGGGGATGGACATCAAGCCCCTCATCGCGGAACTGCGCGACCGCGTGTCCGAGGAGCTGGACTACGACCTGGAGGCACAGGCCCAGCGCGCCCACGCGGAGGAGTTCGCGGACGACCCGGACGTGATCGTCCCCGACGTGGTCCACCAGTGCGAGCAGATCCTCGTGACGGAGTGGATCGACGGGGTGCCGCTGGCCGACGTCATCGCCGACGGCTCACAGGAGGAGCGGGACCGGGCAGGGCAGCTCCTCGCCCGCTTCCTGTTCTCCGGCCCGGCCCGCACCGGCCTGCTGCACGCCGACCCGCACCCCGGGAACTTCCGGCTGCTGCCGGGCGAGAAGGGCGAATGGCGGCTCGGCGTCCTGGACTTCGGCACGGTGGACCGGCTGCCCGGCGGGCTGCCCCCGACGATCGGCCGCTCCTTGCGGATGACGGTCGAGGGCCAGGCCGACGCGGTCTACGAGATGCTGTGCGAAGAAGGCTTCGTCAAGGACTCCGTCGACCTGGAGCCGGAAGCGGTCCTCGACTATCTGCTGCCGATCATCGAGCCCGCCCTCGCGGACGAGTTCACCTTCACCCGCGGCTGGATGCGCAGCCAGGCGACACGGGTGGCCGACCCCCGCTCCCCCGCCTACCAGTTGGGCAAGCGGCTGAACCTCCCGCCGTCGTACCTGCTGATACACCGCGTGACGCTCAGCACGATCGGCGTCCTGTGCCAGCTGGGCGCCACCGTGCGGATGCGGGACGAGCTGGAGGAGTGGCTCCCCGGATTCCTGCCGGACGAACCGGATGAACTGGACGAGCCGGTGGAGCAGGACGCGAGGCAGGACCCGGGCGACGGCCGGGGGCTGGACGGCGCGGTGGCTGAGGCATGA
- a CDS encoding TOMM precursor leader peptide-binding protein — MHPILKPALRRGWRDLNTVQFGVTPAHARVLGPVDTATGSFLTLLDGTRSLPLLRAEAKGMGLPDGHVDALLRRLDHAGLLDDATGGGPAADALRARPDVMDRLRPDLAALSAVTPRPDDGIRKLAARRATRVRVQGTGRVGAIVASVLSGAGVGQVDVRDGGCVEPWDVAPGGLPAESIGQRRDAAARRAARQAAPGRPPRHPEDRADTEHPLSLVLLTPRDGLDAYAPAPSAAEPLVAAGTPHLYAGVLEGTGVVGPLVLPGVSACAGCLALTETDRDTTWPRMLAQWHSGHRRQVPACDLALATTVAGLVAAHALAFLDGAAPSLTGARWLAAAPRFAWHAQRAPAHPSCPCGASERVKGEDTSVDREPHETMTGVTA; from the coding sequence ATGCATCCGATCCTCAAGCCCGCGCTGCGACGCGGCTGGCGCGATCTCAACACCGTCCAGTTCGGGGTGACGCCCGCACACGCCCGGGTGCTCGGCCCGGTGGACACCGCGACCGGCAGCTTCCTCACCCTCCTCGACGGCACCCGAAGCCTGCCCCTCCTGCGCGCCGAAGCCAAAGGAATGGGCCTGCCGGACGGCCACGTGGACGCGCTGCTCCGGCGTCTGGACCACGCCGGGCTGCTGGACGACGCGACGGGCGGCGGCCCGGCCGCGGACGCTCTGCGCGCCCGCCCGGACGTCATGGACCGGCTGCGCCCGGACCTCGCCGCCCTCTCCGCCGTCACCCCGCGTCCCGACGACGGCATCCGCAAGCTGGCTGCCCGCCGGGCCACCCGCGTGCGCGTCCAGGGCACCGGCCGCGTGGGCGCGATCGTGGCGTCGGTCCTGTCCGGCGCGGGAGTCGGCCAGGTGGACGTGCGGGACGGAGGCTGCGTCGAACCCTGGGATGTCGCTCCGGGCGGACTGCCCGCCGAATCCATCGGGCAGCGCAGGGACGCCGCGGCACGACGGGCCGCACGCCAGGCCGCGCCGGGCCGCCCGCCACGGCACCCCGAGGACAGAGCCGACACCGAGCACCCCCTCTCCCTGGTCCTGCTCACCCCACGCGACGGCCTCGACGCCTACGCCCCGGCGCCGTCCGCAGCCGAGCCCCTGGTCGCCGCCGGCACCCCGCACCTCTACGCGGGCGTGCTCGAAGGCACCGGCGTGGTCGGCCCCCTGGTGCTGCCGGGCGTGAGCGCCTGCGCGGGCTGTCTGGCCCTGACCGAGACGGACCGCGACACCACCTGGCCGCGCATGCTGGCGCAGTGGCACTCGGGGCACCGGCGCCAGGTGCCCGCCTGCGACCTGGCCCTGGCCACCACCGTGGCAGGGCTCGTGGCCGCGCACGCCCTCGCTTTCCTGGACGGCGCAGCCCCCTCGCTCACGGGCGCCCGCTGGCTAGCGGCGGCGCCACGCTTCGCCTGGCACGCCCAGCGCGCACCGGCGCATCCGTCGTGCCCGTGTGGGGCGAGTGAGCGCGTTAAGGGGGAGGACACCTCCGTGGATCGAGAGCCACACGAGACAATGACCGGTGTAACCGCCTGA
- a CDS encoding ATP-dependent DNA helicase UvrD2: MTAATHSTLFPRVPDSADAVLDGLDPEQREVATALHGPVCVLAGAGTGKTRAITHRIAYGVRAGILQPASVLAVTFTNRAAGEMRGRLRQLGAHGVQARTFHSAALRQLQYFWPKAVGGPLPRLVERKIQLVADAAAACRIRLDRNELRDATGEIEWSKVTQTVPADYAAAAAKAGRETPRDPAELAQLYAAYEDLKRDRSVIDFEDVLLLAVGILQDRHDIAEQVRSQYQHFVVDEYQDVSPLQQRLLELWLGERDSLCVVGDASQTIYSFTGATPDHLLDFRTRHPGATVVKLVRDYRSTPQVVRLANGLLAQAHGRAADHRLELVSQREPLAEPVYTEYTDEPAEAEGAARRIRALMTDGVPASEIAVLFRTNSQSEIYEQALADAGIPYQLRGAERFFERTEVREAGAALRGAARFGGNDALLDDVVDLPSQVRAVLSTKGWTTEPPAGSGAVRDRWESLAALVRLAEDFARANASATLADLVAELDERAAAQHAPTVEGVTLASLHAAKGLEWDAVFLVGLAEGMMPITYAKTDEQVEEERRLLYVGVTRARAHLSLSWAVSRSPGGRPNRRATRFLDGLRPGSGATAGARAAGGTGGIERGTGGATEPGGPTARRRTNRTPARCRVCGRTLTDAGEMKLMRCEDCPSDMDEGLYERLCEWRAGRARRIGQPAFCVFTDKTLIAIAESVPEEEGELARIPGVGQRKLRTYGADVLAICAGQEVLDGDEGK, translated from the coding sequence GTGACAGCAGCAACGCACTCCACCCTCTTCCCGCGGGTCCCGGACTCGGCCGACGCGGTGCTCGACGGGCTCGACCCCGAGCAGCGCGAGGTCGCCACGGCCCTGCACGGGCCGGTCTGCGTACTCGCGGGCGCCGGCACGGGCAAGACCCGAGCCATCACCCACCGCATCGCGTACGGAGTGCGCGCGGGCATCCTCCAGCCCGCCAGCGTGCTCGCCGTCACCTTCACCAACCGCGCCGCAGGCGAGATGCGCGGCCGCCTGCGCCAGCTCGGCGCCCACGGCGTCCAGGCCCGCACCTTCCACTCCGCCGCCCTGCGCCAGCTCCAGTACTTCTGGCCCAAAGCCGTCGGCGGCCCCCTGCCCCGGCTCGTCGAGCGCAAGATCCAACTCGTCGCCGACGCCGCGGCCGCCTGCCGCATCCGCCTCGACCGCAACGAACTGCGGGACGCGACCGGCGAGATCGAATGGTCCAAGGTCACCCAGACCGTCCCCGCCGACTACGCCGCCGCGGCCGCCAAAGCAGGCCGCGAAACCCCCCGCGACCCCGCCGAGCTCGCCCAGCTCTACGCCGCCTACGAAGACCTCAAGCGGGACCGCTCCGTCATCGACTTCGAGGACGTCCTCCTCCTCGCCGTCGGCATCCTCCAGGACCGCCACGACATCGCCGAACAGGTCCGCTCCCAGTACCAGCACTTCGTAGTCGACGAATACCAGGACGTCAGCCCCCTCCAGCAGCGCCTCCTGGAACTCTGGCTCGGCGAGCGCGACAGCCTCTGCGTCGTCGGCGACGCCAGCCAGACCATCTACTCCTTCACCGGCGCCACCCCCGACCACCTCCTCGACTTCCGCACCCGCCACCCCGGCGCGACCGTCGTCAAACTCGTCCGCGACTACCGCTCCACCCCCCAGGTCGTCCGCCTCGCCAACGGCCTCCTCGCCCAGGCCCACGGCCGCGCCGCCGACCACCGCCTGGAACTCGTCTCCCAGCGCGAACCCCTCGCCGAGCCGGTCTACACCGAATACACGGACGAGCCCGCCGAAGCCGAAGGCGCCGCCCGCCGCATCCGCGCCCTCATGACCGACGGCGTCCCCGCCAGCGAGATCGCCGTCCTGTTCCGCACGAACTCCCAGTCGGAGATCTACGAACAGGCCCTGGCCGACGCCGGCATCCCCTACCAGCTCCGCGGCGCCGAGCGCTTCTTCGAACGCACCGAGGTGCGCGAAGCGGGCGCCGCCCTGCGCGGCGCCGCCCGCTTCGGCGGCAACGACGCCCTCCTCGACGACGTCGTCGACCTGCCCTCACAGGTCCGGGCCGTCCTCTCCACCAAGGGCTGGACCACCGAGCCCCCCGCGGGCTCCGGCGCCGTCCGCGACCGCTGGGAGTCCCTGGCCGCCCTCGTCCGCCTCGCCGAGGACTTCGCCCGGGCCAACGCCTCCGCCACCCTCGCCGACCTCGTCGCCGAGCTGGACGAGCGCGCCGCCGCCCAGCACGCCCCCACCGTCGAAGGCGTCACCCTCGCCTCCCTGCACGCCGCCAAGGGCCTGGAGTGGGACGCCGTCTTCCTGGTCGGCCTCGCCGAAGGCATGATGCCGATCACCTACGCCAAGACCGACGAACAGGTCGAGGAAGAGCGCCGCCTCCTCTACGTCGGCGTCACCCGCGCCCGCGCCCACCTCTCCCTGTCCTGGGCGGTCTCCCGCTCGCCGGGCGGGCGCCCCAACCGGCGGGCCACCCGGTTCCTCGACGGACTGCGCCCCGGCTCGGGCGCGACCGCCGGGGCACGCGCGGCAGGAGGCACGGGCGGCATCGAGCGCGGCACGGGCGGCGCCACCGAACCGGGCGGCCCCACAGCCCGCCGCCGCACCAACCGCACCCCGGCCCGCTGCCGCGTCTGCGGCCGCACCCTCACCGATGCCGGTGAGATGAAACTCATGCGGTGCGAGGACTGCCCGTCGGACATGGACGAAGGGCTCTACGAGCGCCTGTGCGAGTGGCGCGCGGGGCGCGCGCGACGCATCGGACAGCCCGCGTTCTGCGTCTTCACGGACAAAACCTTGATCGCCATCGCCGAGTCCGTGCCCGAGGAGGAGGGCGAACTCGCCCGCATCCCCGGCGTCGGCCAGCGCAAGCTGCGCACCTACGGCGCCGACGTCCTCGCCATTTGCGCAGGTCAGGAGGTTCTCGACGGTGACGAGGGCAAGTGA